From Oncorhynchus masou masou isolate Uvic2021 chromosome 7, UVic_Omas_1.1, whole genome shotgun sequence, one genomic window encodes:
- the LOC135543573 gene encoding circadian locomoter output cycles protein kaput-like, translating to MLLSPTVRTHVAFWIACRCEVMFLSLFCFAATMKKGSPGWGVERAVGFGGNGPITLAKSTTAVDAVMFSEGNLLLQALNGFVLVVTAEGYVFYSSPTVQDYLGFHQSDVVHQSVFELIHTDDRALFRRQLHFALNPNQFNTEPGTTESLQPNNSSDITSNIVSYNPQHIPPENSSFLERSFVCRFRCLLDNSSGFLALNFNGRLKYLHGQNKMSDDGTIDHPQLALFVVATPIQTPSILEIRTKTLIFQTKHKLDFTPTNVDTRGKVVLGYTELELCMRGSGYQFIHAADMMYCADNHVRMIKTGESGLTVFRLLAKNGVWVWVQANARLIYKGGRPDFIMVRQRPLSNKEGEEQLRQRRLQLPFNFATGEAVLYEVGLSLDVADVPTQSKGPKIRKMAEEMALDPDSLLGSMLKQDQSVYMQTSPSEPSSEPPNPQELCSWEDQAFSNSHAMANVPGDSWQSQHHTVPKPDTGIREVSTVQDLMETLQQIIGDNSLCSSLDVDPTELKDWENTLLKMSSSNCEMSEDLDDILNHDILSYVEEHLFKENGGLKMPEHLGSMLGSVSVNNPLLEVPECLTNVDLQGNTMMPGGKGFNWGVDPQQNQLLGMGGLSGAETVSNVRGMIKLTHMGSQMGLNSPTLQEASSRNTFAQSLGKNLGLESNANHLAFNPSLTGSCAQVRQNQAKGSQQGLQASQMLSSPGNGLASYSLRQQMQSGLANRSSATQVIPAPMGLPIQSQLLGWNMNDQPMRFQDQSSISQSDPFAVPGQESMWMPLPSMPNTNMVADTLLETFAQNISNQPKDVILDPNPASCRQGHFSLHTQQQQQQKMLPTMLHQQNGHQHNVMGSFYNSQVSDFQIAPQLPIPGLKAQPQQNSQAQNYNRDQTISGQYRLQKTSAQVTPPLVSSNSCMFSSTNPPLVPVNGVCLTPNTALGSLVPSSCQRATALLHDHSPTQASCYFQGNSSGPIVGSSAIPQGDTNISPLSCQVGPGLTPGGLTPDSLLVQQQYLNCNGQTQVTNCPMEENMSFQFPPLSLPNGTTYFSENNQTNCCDF from the exons CGGACACATGTTGCTTTCTGGATTGCGTGCCGGTGTGAAgttatgtttctctctctgttctgttttgcAGCGACCATGAAGAAAGGCAGTCCAGGATGGGGGGTGGAGAGAGCGGTGGGGTTCGGAGGGAATGGACCGATCACTCTAGCAAAGAGCACAACCGCTGTGGATGCGGTCATGTTTTCCGAGGGAAACCTCCTGCTCCAG gcCCTGAACGGCTTTGTGCTGGTGGTCACGGCGGAGGGATACGTGTTCTACTCCTCTCCTACTGTTCAGGACTACCTAGGCTTCCACCAG TCAGATGTGGTTCACCAGAGTGTGTTTGAGTTGATCCACACGGACGACAGGGCCTTGTTCAGACGTCAGCTCCACTTTGCCCTTAACCCCAACCAGTTTAATACAGAGCCAGGGACAACAGAGA gcctGCAGCCTAACAACAGCAGTGACATCACCAGCAACATAGTGAGCTACAACCCGCAGCACATTCCCCCTGAGAACTCCTCCTTCCTGGAGAGGAGCTTTGTCTGTCGCTTCCGCTGTCTCCTGGACAACTCCTCTGGCTTCCTG GCCCTAAACTTCAATGGGCGTCTGAAGTACCTCCATGGCCAGAACAAGATGTCAGATGACGGGACCATAGACCACCCCCAGCTGGCCCTGTTTGTGGTGGCTACCCCCATCCAGACCCCCTCTATCCTGGAGATCAGGACCAAGACACTTATATTCCAGACCAAACACAAGCTGGACTTCACCCCCACGAATGTTGATACACG AGGGAAGGTGGTTCTGGGCTACACTGAGCTGGAGTTGTGTATGAGAGGCTCTGGATACCAGTTCATCCACGCTGCTGACATGATGTACTGTGCCGACAACCATGTCAGAA TGATAAAGACAGGTGAGAGTGGTCTGACTGTGTTTAGGCTTCTGGCCAAGAATGGTGTGTGGGTCTGGGTTCAGGCTAATGCCAGACTGATCTACAAGGGAGGGAGGCCCGACTTCATCATGGTTAGACAGAGACCGTTATC AAATAAGGAGGGTGAGGAGCAGCTTCGCCAGCGGAGACTCCAGCTGCCCTTTAACTTCGCCACTGGGGAAGCTGTTCTCTACGAGGTGGGCCTCTCTCTGGACGTAGCTGACGTTCCAACCCAGAGCAAGGGCCCTAAGATCAGGAAGATGGCCGAAGAAATGGCCCTGGACCCCGACTCCCTGCTGGGCTCCATGCTGAAGCAGGACCAATCCGTCTATATGCAG ACCAGCCCCAGCGAGCCCTCCAGCGAGCCCCCCAACCCTCAGGAGCTGTGCTCCTGGGAAGACCAGGCCTTCAGCAACAGCCACGCAATGGCCAACGTGCCTGGTGATTCCTGGCAGTCCCAACACCACACTGTGCCCAAGCCGGACACGGGCATCAGGGAGGTGTCCACTGTCCAGGACCTGATGGAAACACTGCAGCAGATCATCGGGGACAACAGCCTGTGTTCAAG CCTGGATGTGGACCCCACAGAGCTGAAGGACTGGGAGAACACTCTGCTGAAGATGAGCTCCAGCAACTGTGAGATGTCCGAGGACCTTGATGACATCCTCAACCATGACATCCTGTCATATGTGGAGGAACATCTCTTCAAGGAGAACGGAGGACTCAAGATGCCCGAGCATCTGGGCTCAATGCTGGGGTCCGTCAGTGTTAACAACCCCCTCCTGGAGGTACCAGAGTGCCTTACAAATGTCGACCTGCAGGGGAATACCATGATGCCTGGAGGAAAGGGCTTCAACTGGGGGGTTGATCCCCAGCAGAACCAGTTGCTTGGGATGGGAGGCTTGAGTGGGGCTGAAACAGTGAGTAACGTTCGGGGCATGATAAAGCTGACACACATGGGCTCTCAGATGGGATTGAACAGCCCCACACTCCAGGAGGCATCCTCCAGGAACACGTTTGCCCAATCCCTGGGAAAGAACCTGGGACTGGAGAGCAACGCTAACCATCTGGCCTTTAACCCTTCCCTGACTGGCTCCTGTGCCCAGGTGAGGCAGAACCAAGCCAAAGGTAGCCAGCAAGGCCTCCAGGCCTCTCAGATGCTGTCCAGCCCTGGTAACGGGCTGGCGTCTTATTCCCTGAGACAACAGATGCAGTCAGGCCTTGCCAATCGGAGCTCTGCCACTCAGGTCATCCCTGCTCCTATGGGTCTGCCAATCCAGAGCCAGCTGCTAGGGTGGAACATGAATGATCAGCCAATGAGATTCCAGGACCAGAGCTCCATAAGCCAATCAGATCCCTTTGCAGTGCCCGGTCAGGAATCCATGTGGATGCCCTTGCCCTCCATGCCCAATACCAACATGGTGGCCGACACCCTGTTGGAAACCTTTGCCCAGAATATTTCAAATCAACCAAAAGACGTCATTCTAGATCCCAATCCGGCTAGCTGCCGACAAGGACACTTTTCCCTGCACacccagcaacagcagcagcagaaaaTGCTGCCCACGATGTTACACCAACAAAATGGACACCAACACAATGTCATGGGCAGCTTTTATAACAGCCAGGTGTCTGACTTCCAAATTGCTCCCCAGCTCCCTATCCCTGGGCTCAAGGCCCAGCCACAGCAGAATTCTCAGGCCCAGAACTACAACAGGGATCAAACAATATCAGGCCAGTACAGGCTTCAAAAGACCTCTGCTCAAGTCACCCCTCCTCTCGTCTCTTCCAACAGCTGCATGTTCAGCAGCACCAACCCTCCCTTGGTTCCTGTCAACGGGGTCTGTTTAACCCCCAACACAGCCCTTGGTTCCCTGGTCCCATCCTCCTGTCAGAGGGCCACGGCCCTCCTCCACGACCACAGTCCCACCCAGGCCTCCTGCTACTTCCAGGGGAACTCCAGCGGGCCCATCGTGGGGTCCTCGGCAATCCCACAAGGTGACACCAACATCAGCCCTCTGTCCTGTCAGGTGGGGCCTGGTCTAACCCCTGGGGGCCTCACACCAGACAGCCTGCTGGTCCAGCAGCAGTACCTCAACTGCAACGGGCAGACACAG GTTACAAACTGTCCAATGGAGGAAAACATGTCGTTCCAGTTCCCGCCCCTGTCCCTGCCCAACGGAACCACATACTTCTCAGAGAACAATCAAACCAACTGTTGCGACTTCTAG